One window of Paroedura picta isolate Pp20150507F chromosome 2, Ppicta_v3.0, whole genome shotgun sequence genomic DNA carries:
- the CCDC198 gene encoding factor associated with metabolism and energy: MGLGSSKNRSHVTRVAPMPAKEAVSPSLGSVDVYGFQNPLREMSSISCSSLMGRNFPSERCLPPLRETWQARYATAPGPYPPDLKMEDGEPSIIKQHPPRRPQKLEPLILSKDVPLDKYSRQRTGTAAWAVQGLEKGGPAVVATPGRRRQHLHKMRVLERHQEAEQKRRLRQEATTAKPKRKDFRVQQKFGQQGLQEDSSDDEELFAVQHDDLGVDPWASQIHQGHRLPETHPGHISKVESWLRNQQVRRESFWDAWSIDSDSWKGSDEGKLSRRPALVRTKTERIQLFDEFFDREF; this comes from the exons ATGGGCTTGGGGTCCTCGAAGAATCGTAGCCACGTGACCAGAGTCGCCCCGATGCCTGCCAAAGAGGCGGTGTCCCCGTCTCTGGGCAGTGTGGACGTTTATGGATTCCAAAATCCTTTGAGAGAGATGAGCTCCATTTCCTGTTCTTCGCTGATGGGGAGGAACTTTCCGTCGGAGAGGTGTCTTCCGCCCCTGCGGGAAACCTGGCAGGCCAGGTATGCGACAG CGCCCGGCCCGTATCCGCCAGATCTCAAGATGGAAGACGGAGAACCCAGCATCATCAAACAGCACCCGCCTCGTAGACCACAA AAGCTGGAACCCCTCATCCTTTCGAAAGACGTCCCTCTGGACAAATATTCGAGGCAGCGGACGGGGACAGCAGCTTGGGCGGTGCAG GGGCTGGAGAAGGGAGGCCCAGCTGTTGTAGCCACCCCCGGAAGGAGACGGCAGCACCTTCACAAGATGAGGGTCCTGGAAAGGCACCAAGAG GCAGAACAGAAGAGGAGGCTGCGCCAGGAGGCAACCACTGCCAAGCCAAAAAGGAAAGACTTCAGAGTTCAACAGAAGTTTGGCCAACAAGGGCTGCAAGAGGACAGCTCGGATGACGAAGAGTTGTTCGCCGTCCAACATGATGACCTTG GTGTTGATCCTTGGGCCAGCCAGATACATCAAGGGCACAGACTCCCTGAGACTCATCCGGGCCACATCAGTAAAGTGGAGTCGTGGTTGCGGAACCAGCAGGTGAGGCGGGAATCGTTTTGGGACGCTTGGAGCATCGACTCTGACAGCTGGAAAGGGTCCGATGAGGGGAAGCTCTCTCGAAGGCCAGCCTTAGTGAGAACCAAGACGGAGCGGATCCAACTCTTTGACGAGTTCTTCGATCGGGAGTTCTGA